DNA sequence from the Tachysurus vachellii isolate PV-2020 chromosome 16, HZAU_Pvac_v1, whole genome shotgun sequence genome:
agcacgagcagGTACTGTACAAGCACAAACAGGGGaacacaacaacagcaacaagtCTAAACAAACGAacataaacaaagacacacGCAAATGTACACCCACAACTcgcactgtctgtctgtctctagtATACATGTGCTTTACGCAGCACAAACGGAGCTCCGTTAcaattattacacacaacactcagtCGATACAAATACATCAGTGTCATTCACAAGGTTCTCCCACAACTCAGTAAACACGACTTACAAGCCCCGAGCCTCTTTTTGTCTAGTTTTTACACGCCACATCGCCCCAAATGCGCTGCAAGCCGGAGCGAGCCCCAGACGCACTGTACACTTTTGTGCTCGCTGCGCGACATTGTCCTTTTTCCCGAGACCCAAAGCGAGCTCGTAGCGAGCAACAAAGTCCCTGCTCAACAAACATGTTGAACGCTCGGGATCTTGTCTGCAGCGTCGTATTTTCGCTGAGAAACGCCGTGAGAAAAACACACTTGTCATTGTGTCTCGGAAGCGCAGTCGTTCAGTCTCGGCCGGTTGAGTCTACAACGTTCTCATGCTTACTTTTAAGCCCAGCCCCCCGGTCGAGAGGAGGGAGGATCCTGTGTTACACAGCGTACAGCGGTACACTCGTTTATTCTACTATTAgctcccagagagagagagagagagagagagagagagagagagatggctgaAGTCGCTCCCGCTCCCGCCGCCGCGCCGGCCAAAGCGCCCAAGAAGAAGGCAGCTTCGAGGACCAAGAAAACAGGCCCTAGCGTCGGCGAGCTCATCGTCAAAGCGGTTTCCTCGTCCAAGGAGAGGAGCGGCGTGTCTCTTGCCGCCCTGAAGAAAGCTTTGGCTGCCGGCGGATACGACGTGGAGAAGAACAACTCTCGCGTCAAGCTCGCCGTCAAGGGCCTCGTTACTAAAGGCACTCTGGTGCAGACCAAAGGGACCGGCGCGTCTGGATCTTTCAAGCTGAACAAGAAGCAGACCGAACTTAAGAAGCCCGCAAAGAAAGCCGCGACAAAGGCGGCCGCCAAAAAGCCCGCCGCGGCTAAGAAGCCCAAGAAAGTAGCGGCCAAAAAACCCGCAGCCAAGAAGTCTCCCAAGAAGACGAAGAAGCCCGTCGCTGCCGTCAAGAAAGCCACCAAAAGCCCCAAGAAGGCCAAAAAGCCGGCGACCCCCAAGAAAGCAGCCAAGAGCCCCAAGAGGGCCAAAAAGCCGGCGACCCCCAAGAAGGTAAAGGCTGTAAAGCCCAAAGCGGCGAAGGCCAAAAAGGCTCCCAAGAAGAAGTAAACgtgtttcttatgttttttactcctcaaacggctcttttaagagccacccataTTTTCCCTTAAACAGCTGTTTCCTATTCTGATAAAtaagataaacaaaatgatgactttAGTGGATTCTGTACCGAGTGTTTAGGCAGCTACAGACTTGTACATTCACCTTCACATAAACGTATGAACAACTAGGGACAATTGgacagtttacattttaaatccatgtgcatttgtctttactctcttctataataatatatgcTTTATAGATATAAAACCAGTGAATAATCAAGATACTGATCATAAATcagtttacaaaatattttctctctacaATGATAtgcatttagtcttttttttattttgatttcattctctctcactctcacacacaacgcACGCGCGCCCACACACACGGGAGTGGGAGGGGCGTGTGGCGTACAATACAATGATGGACTGACCCTGGAATTCTACGGCGTGTTTCGGATTGGTTTTTCCGTCACAAGGATCTTAGCCAATAAGAGAGATGACGTGACGGTTATATCACAGAGTGCTAGAAGAACAGCGCTGTTATTTCGTTGTTGTTCTTAGAACGTATCTGAGCTACAAGATGAGCGGAAGAGGCAAAACCGGCGGTAAAACTAGGGCTAAGGCCAAGACTCGTTCATCCAGGGCCGGACTGCAGTTCCCCGTGGGTCGTGTGCACAGGCTTCTGCGTAAAGGTAATTACGCCCAGCGCGTCGGTGCCGGCGCTCCGGTTTACTTGGCCGCCGTGCTCGAGTATCTGACCGCTGAGATCCTCGAGTTGGCTGGCAACGCCGCCCGTGACAACAAGAAGACCCGTATCATTCCACATCACATTCTCTCTGATAAATGAGCACTTCttcatatctgtgtgtgggAGCTGAGTTTGTCATATAAAGTTCACtttgtgttaattaatttttatatatatatatatatatgaatttatacatacacacatatatacatatacacacactaattatatatatatatatatatatatatttatatctcatGTATGTGTATCTGCTTTACAGAAATGATTTAAAGATGGAGAGTAcagagtgtttgtgttaggAATATTGTGTTCAGGGATAAGAAGagtaattgaaaataaataaataaatacacattcatttgtatagtgcttttagcaATGGACgtctctcaaagcagctttacagaacatgaacacaacaaagttatatagagattaatataaaataaaaactcaaggttaatattagacttatttaaatgtgtttgtatttattcctgatgaacaagcctgagaggaagccttgagaggaaccagacttaagggggaacctcatcctcatgtgggtgacactggaaggtgtgattataaatataatgtcctcaaagaccacatgtagtcgtcatctcctcttagtatatcTGAGTATTTAAtaaagcagagtccaactggagctgggaAAATGAGATTATTGCCTTACTGAGTAAAGAAACAGAAGGCtgaattattagtattattttcttAGTATTATTAtctaatttgtaattaaatattaaaatatagtaGCATGGacaaaaaattgtttattctttgttttgtgtttaaacagaaagagagcTAAATTCACCAGTGTTGATTATTATGAGCTAATTATAACCTCAGGTACAGAGCTCTAAAATTACGATGAATGTTTGATTGCCAATTTTGCTTCTATTTGCTCCTTTaagtagtagtactagtactGTTGCTGctgatagtagtagtagtagtagtggtggtatTAGTagtaaattgtattaaaaaaactcaaaatggTTACAAATAGTTTCAGGTtactattagtagtagtaggtttttttttttccttttacccAGCGCTACATTTTAGAATATTGCTTCTACTTCTACttctaacaaaaacaacaagaagaaaactaatataaaagcaataaattacataattaaaaCTTCACTATTATGAATACTATTTGATGTTGTTGGCCAAATTTCAAAATTGCAACaatacatttagttcttgaCTGATAATCTTTAGAAGTAGAGTACAATTTTCATATACAGTTatgtccatatatatttggacacatgcaccattttagtttttttttttttttttttttttaggtatttaccaaaacatattcaaGCTATAGTTGTATATTTATAGTGGGCTGAAAGTCTCTCGGCTTTAATTTGAtggtatttaaatccaaattggaggaagggtttaggaattacagctcttgagagTAGCCAGCCCCCTTTttcaagggaccaaaagtaattggacagttGAATAAAAAGCTGTTTCATATAGCGGTGTAGgctattccttcattatttcttcatcaattaagcaggtaacaggtctggagttgattctaagtcaaacaggccatcattaggcttcataaacaaaacaaatccatcagagagaTAGCAGGGACATTAGGAGTGGCCAGATCAACAGTTTGGTAGATTCTGAGAAAAAATAGAATGGaatggtgagctcagcaacataaAAAGGCCT
Encoded proteins:
- the LOC132858916 gene encoding histone H1-like, with the translated sequence MAEVAPAPAAAPAKAPKKKAASRTKKTGPSVGELIVKAVSSSKERSGVSLAALKKALAAGGYDVEKNNSRVKLAVKGLVTKGTLVQTKGTGASGSFKLNKKQTELKKPAKKAATKAAAKKPAAAKKPKKVAAKKPAAKKSPKKTKKPVAAVKKATKSPKKAKKPATPKKAAKSPKRAKKPATPKKVKAVKPKAAKAKKAPKKK
- the LOC132859106 gene encoding histone H2A, which codes for MSGRGKTGGKTRAKAKTRSSRAGLQFPVGRVHRLLRKGNYAQRVGAGAPVYLAAVLEYLTAEILELAGNAARDNKKTRIIPHHILSDK